The following proteins come from a genomic window of Canis lupus dingo isolate Sandy chromosome 20, ASM325472v2, whole genome shotgun sequence:
- the OGG1 gene encoding N-glycosylase/DNA lyase isoform X1, with translation MGHRTLSSFPALWASIPCPRSELRLDLVLASGQSFRWREQDPAHWTGVLANRVWTLTQTEEKLYCTVYRDDNGWVGRPTPEELKTVHQYFQLDVSLAQLYHHWSSADPHFQEVSQKFQGVRLLQQDPIECLFSFICSSNNNIARITGMVERLCQAFGPRLIQLDDVTYHGFPSLQALAGPEVEAQLRKLGLGYRARYVSASARAILEEQGGLPWLQQLRKAPYEEAHKALCTLPGVGTKVADCICLMALDKPQAVPVDVHVWQIAQRDYSWHPSTSQAKGPSPQTNKELGNFFRSLWGPYAGWAQAVLFSADLRQPHRAQEPSAKRRRSTDLES, from the exons ATGGGACATCGCACTCTATCCTCTTTCCCGGCCCTGTGGGCCTCCATCCCCTGTCCACGCTCAGAGCTGCGCCTGGACCTGGTTCTGGCCTCCGGACAGTCCTTCCG gtgGAGGGAGCAAGACCCTGCACACTGGACTGGCGTGCTGGCGAACCGGGTATGGACATTGACCCAGACTGAGGAGAAGCTCTACTGTACTGTGTACCGAGACGACAACGGATGGGTTGGCAGACCCACACCAGAAGAGCTAAAGACTGTGCACCAGTACTTCCAGCTGGATGTCAGCCTGGCTCAACTATATCACCATTGGAGTTCTGCAGACCCCCACTTCCAAGAGGTTTCACAGAAATTCCAAG GTGTGCGACTCCTGCAACAGGACCCCATTGAGTGCCTCTTCTCCTTCATCTGTTCCTCCAACAACAACATTGCTCGCATCACTGGCATGGTAGAACGGCTCTGCCAGGCCTTCGGACCTCGGCTCATCCAGCTTGATGATGTCACCTACCATGGCTTCCCCAGCCTGCAGGCCCTGGCTG GGCCAGAAGTAGAGGCTCAGCTCAGGAAGCTGGGCCTGGGGTACCGTGCCCGCTACGTGAGTGCCAGTGCCCGAGCCATCCTAGAAGAACAGGGCGGGCTGCCCTGGCTGCAGCAGCTGCGCAAGGCCCCCTACGAGGAGGCCCACAAGGCCCTGTGCACCTTGCCCGGGGTGGGCACCAAG gTGGCTGACTGCATCTGCTTGATGGCCCTAGACAAGCCCCAGGCCGTGCCCGTGGATGTCCACGTGTGGCAGATTGCCCAGCGTGACTATAGCTGGCACCCCAGCACATCCCAGGCCAAGGGTCCAAGCCCCCAGACTAACAAGGAACTGG GAAACTTTTTCCGGAGTCTGTGGGGACCTTATGCTGGCTGGGCCCAAGCA GTCCTGTTCAGTGCTGACCTGCGCCAACCCCACCGAGCTCAGGAGCCATCAGCAAAGCGCAGGAGATCTACAGACCTAGAAAGCTAG
- the OGG1 gene encoding N-glycosylase/DNA lyase isoform X2, with translation MGHRTLSSFPALWASIPCPRSELRLDLVLASGQSFRWREQDPAHWTGVLANRVWTLTQTEEKLYCTVYRDDNGWVGRPTPEELKTVHQYFQLDVSLAQLYHHWSSADPHFQEVSQKFQGVRLLQQDPIECLFSFICSSNNNIARITGMVERLCQAFGPRLIQLDDVTYHGFPSLQALAGWE, from the exons ATGGGACATCGCACTCTATCCTCTTTCCCGGCCCTGTGGGCCTCCATCCCCTGTCCACGCTCAGAGCTGCGCCTGGACCTGGTTCTGGCCTCCGGACAGTCCTTCCG gtgGAGGGAGCAAGACCCTGCACACTGGACTGGCGTGCTGGCGAACCGGGTATGGACATTGACCCAGACTGAGGAGAAGCTCTACTGTACTGTGTACCGAGACGACAACGGATGGGTTGGCAGACCCACACCAGAAGAGCTAAAGACTGTGCACCAGTACTTCCAGCTGGATGTCAGCCTGGCTCAACTATATCACCATTGGAGTTCTGCAGACCCCCACTTCCAAGAGGTTTCACAGAAATTCCAAG GTGTGCGACTCCTGCAACAGGACCCCATTGAGTGCCTCTTCTCCTTCATCTGTTCCTCCAACAACAACATTGCTCGCATCACTGGCATGGTAGAACGGCTCTGCCAGGCCTTCGGACCTCGGCTCATCCAGCTTGATGATGTCACCTACCATGGCTTCCCCAGCCTGCAGGCCCTGGCTG GATGGGAATAA